In Spirochaeta thermophila DSM 6578, the following proteins share a genomic window:
- a CDS encoding helix-turn-helix domain-containing protein — protein MESLGAVLKNAREEKGISLYQAEKDTFILRRYLEALEAEDFSAFPGETYLMGFLKSYAEYLGLDPQRMVSLYRNIRLQEQEPPIEDLVGRPRSFPWWILLVVLLVIGVGVGGYFVFPRGGGAEAARVPRPSEAPQERGVRFQEEVMEGVFREGDAVVMRVGEEDHQFSFERFGAETLLVKTEQGEFPLQRGASARLDVSGDGKPDVAVLVREIRRGEEGAEAVVRLDRHVEGPQVLVEGGQTREVAVEEVKEGVPLLAPIGSTLEEGRRLSSQVVLSTDVQDIVMVELSFRGPVLFRSRVDDGEVVERFFQRGDVFRASMRQQAWLWLSNAGVVTARVGGVETKLGEVGEVAVWLLTWVRNTENGSYHLELVPAY, from the coding sequence ATGGAATCGCTCGGTGCCGTGCTGAAGAACGCGAGAGAAGAGAAGGGGATCTCCCTCTACCAGGCGGAAAAGGATACATTCATCCTGAGGCGCTACCTTGAGGCACTGGAAGCGGAGGACTTCTCCGCCTTTCCCGGTGAGACGTATCTGATGGGTTTCCTGAAGTCCTATGCGGAGTACCTGGGCCTCGATCCGCAGCGCATGGTGAGTCTCTATCGGAACATTCGACTCCAGGAACAGGAACCCCCGATAGAGGATCTGGTGGGGCGTCCTCGTTCGTTCCCATGGTGGATCCTCCTCGTGGTCCTGCTGGTGATCGGTGTCGGCGTGGGAGGGTACTTCGTCTTTCCCCGGGGGGGGGGTGCCGAGGCGGCTCGTGTGCCTCGCCCGTCCGAGGCCCCGCAGGAGCGGGGCGTGCGCTTCCAGGAGGAGGTGATGGAGGGGGTTTTCCGTGAGGGTGATGCGGTGGTGATGCGTGTGGGGGAAGAGGACCATCAGTTCTCGTTCGAGCGTTTCGGAGCCGAGACCCTCCTCGTGAAGACGGAGCAAGGGGAGTTCCCCTTGCAGAGAGGGGCATCGGCACGACTGGACGTTTCCGGGGACGGGAAGCCCGATGTGGCGGTGCTCGTGAGGGAGATACGAAGAGGGGAGGAGGGGGCCGAGGCCGTGGTGCGGTTGGACCGCCATGTGGAGGGGCCGCAGGTCCTGGTGGAGGGCGGGCAGACCCGGGAGGTGGCGGTGGAGGAGGTGAAGGAAGGCGTTCCTCTCCTCGCTCCCATCGGTTCCACGCTCGAGGAGGGGCGCCGGCTTTCCTCCCAGGTGGTGCTCTCCACGGATGTACAGGATATCGTGATGGTCGAACTCTCCTTCAGGGGTCCCGTGCTCTTCAGGAGCAGGGTGGACGACGGGGAGGTGGTGGAGCGTTTCTTCCAGCGGGGGGATGTCTTCAGGGCGAGTATGCGCCAGCAGGCCTGGTTGTGGCTCTCCAACGCCGGGGTGGTGACCGCACGGGTGGGCGGTGTGGAGACGAAGCTGGGGGAGGTGGGTGAGGTGGCTGTATGGCTTCTCACCTGGGTGAGGAACACGGAGAACGGCTCATACCATCTGGAACTGGTGCCGGCGTACTGA
- a CDS encoding ATP-dependent helicase gives MVDLSYLETLNAEQREAVFHSGSPLLILAGAGSGKTRVITTKIAYLVDALGIPARSILAVTFTNKAAREMYERALQLSPRTEGVMIKTFHSFGVWLLRLYGERLGLARDFAIYDDEDARALLSSILDGSQRRHLSRYAWAISRAKDYALGPEDDLSSILEDDDFPELYARYEDRLRDTGNVDFGDLILLPLRLLKEHEDVRRKVHAAFRVVMVDEYQDSNVAQFFLLRELYGPETYLCVVGDEDQSIYRFRGAEVRNILDFPDAFEGTHIVRLETNYRSTETILRAASGVIAHNEGRLGKTLRPIRQGGDVIRILSFPSAEEEAAYWARFLREEGWEDVAVLYRAHYQSRLLELALAREGVPYRVVGSLRFYEREEVKDLLAFLRLVLNPRDEVSFLRVINKPPRGIGAKSQKAIISHARGTGSTLVEVLREGVVPGKAGASMVEFARFLDHIGERLSRMDLASWMEDLLKESGLWDYYQGFDDYTARQKLENLQELLALARSYPGGRDGLLAFLEYVALEGSLDRGSGDGVVLITMHNTKGLEFSKVIITGLEEGVFPSWAASSPEDIEEERRLFYVALTRAKDGLFLSWAQTRNIRGRRSFQQASRFLREIPPECLSPSYEEEEEEDFPVGSRIYHDDYGYGMVVERRHNGNLLVVKVRFETGYTCEFLPSYTPLERIRHE, from the coding sequence GTGGTCGATCTTTCGTATCTCGAGACTCTCAATGCCGAACAACGAGAAGCGGTCTTTCATTCCGGGAGTCCCCTCCTCATACTCGCGGGGGCTGGTTCCGGGAAGACCCGCGTCATCACCACCAAGATCGCCTACCTGGTGGACGCCCTGGGTATTCCCGCTCGGTCGATCCTTGCGGTGACCTTCACCAACAAGGCTGCCCGGGAGATGTACGAGCGTGCCCTCCAGCTCTCACCCCGAACCGAAGGGGTGATGATAAAGACCTTCCATTCGTTCGGTGTCTGGCTCCTGAGGCTCTACGGAGAACGCCTGGGCCTCGCTCGGGATTTCGCCATCTATGATGACGAGGATGCACGCGCGCTCCTCTCTTCGATTCTCGACGGCAGCCAACGCCGACATCTCTCCCGCTATGCGTGGGCGATCTCGAGGGCGAAGGACTACGCACTCGGTCCTGAAGATGACCTCTCCTCCATACTGGAGGACGATGACTTCCCGGAGCTCTACGCGCGGTACGAGGATCGGCTCAGGGATACGGGGAACGTGGACTTCGGTGACCTCATCCTCCTCCCCCTCAGACTGCTCAAGGAACACGAGGACGTGAGGCGCAAGGTCCATGCCGCGTTCCGGGTGGTGATGGTCGACGAGTACCAGGACTCGAACGTGGCGCAGTTCTTTCTCCTCAGGGAGCTCTACGGGCCTGAGACGTACCTCTGCGTGGTGGGCGACGAAGATCAGTCGATCTACCGGTTCCGGGGGGCCGAGGTGCGGAACATCCTCGACTTCCCGGATGCCTTCGAGGGTACTCACATCGTTCGACTCGAGACGAACTACCGATCCACCGAGACCATCCTGAGAGCCGCCTCAGGGGTGATCGCCCACAACGAGGGGCGTCTCGGCAAGACACTGAGGCCGATACGACAGGGGGGGGATGTGATCCGGATCCTCTCGTTCCCGTCGGCGGAGGAGGAGGCGGCGTACTGGGCACGATTCCTCCGTGAGGAGGGGTGGGAGGACGTCGCCGTCCTCTACCGGGCCCACTACCAGTCCAGGCTGCTCGAGCTCGCCCTCGCAAGGGAAGGGGTACCCTACCGGGTGGTGGGATCGCTCCGGTTCTATGAGCGGGAGGAGGTGAAGGATCTCCTGGCCTTCCTGCGCTTGGTGCTCAATCCCCGTGACGAGGTCTCCTTCCTCAGGGTGATCAACAAGCCGCCCCGGGGGATCGGCGCGAAGAGCCAGAAGGCCATCATCTCGCACGCGCGTGGCACTGGATCGACGCTGGTGGAGGTGCTCCGAGAGGGAGTGGTCCCGGGTAAGGCGGGGGCCTCGATGGTGGAGTTCGCCCGGTTCCTGGATCACATCGGGGAGCGGCTCTCCCGTATGGACCTCGCTTCCTGGATGGAGGACCTGCTCAAGGAGAGCGGGCTCTGGGACTACTATCAGGGATTCGACGACTACACCGCCCGTCAGAAGCTGGAGAACCTCCAGGAGCTCCTTGCCCTCGCCCGGTCGTATCCCGGAGGCAGGGACGGTCTCCTCGCCTTTCTCGAGTACGTGGCGCTCGAAGGGAGCCTGGACAGGGGATCGGGTGACGGGGTGGTGCTCATCACCATGCACAACACCAAGGGGCTCGAGTTCTCGAAGGTCATCATCACGGGCCTGGAGGAGGGCGTCTTTCCCTCATGGGCGGCTTCGAGTCCCGAGGATATCGAGGAAGAACGGAGACTCTTCTACGTGGCCCTCACGCGGGCGAAGGACGGGCTCTTCTTGAGCTGGGCCCAGACGAGAAACATCAGGGGCAGGAGGAGCTTCCAGCAGGCCTCACGGTTTCTCAGGGAGATCCCTCCCGAGTGTCTCTCCCCCTCGTACGAAGAGGAAGAAGAGGAGGACTTCCCCGTGGGGAGCAGGATCTACCACGACGATTATGGATACGGTATGGTGGTGGAGCGCCGGCACAACGGGAACCTCCTGGTGGTGAAGGTCCGCTTCGAGACAGGGTACACGTGCGAGTTCCTGCCTTCGTACACCCCGCTCGAGAGGATACGGCATGAGTGA
- a CDS encoding regulatory protein RecX translates to MGVRVRADRLSNLAARDERTRMEEYLEPLLRRHLYTRRHLRTKLLRKGFSSSQVDALLDTLEARGMVDDRVYSRTWIELRTRKSPLGRGALRQGLLRKGVDPQAVRASLDEWDEATLREGARQYVMRLVRQGVSRERIFARMARRGFGPAKVRHLLEEEPGEDVEEQG, encoded by the coding sequence GTGGGCGTCCGTGTCCGCGCCGACCGCCTTTCGAACCTGGCGGCGAGGGATGAACGAACCCGCATGGAGGAATACCTGGAGCCCCTCCTCAGGCGCCACCTCTACACCAGGAGGCACCTGAGGACGAAGCTCCTGAGAAAGGGATTCTCCTCCTCACAGGTGGATGCGCTCCTCGACACGCTGGAGGCGCGGGGAATGGTCGACGACCGGGTCTACTCCCGGACGTGGATCGAGTTGCGGACCAGGAAGAGCCCGCTTGGGAGAGGTGCCCTCAGGCAGGGGCTCCTCCGGAAGGGGGTGGATCCGCAGGCCGTCCGGGCCTCCCTGGATGAGTGGGACGAGGCCACCCTGCGGGAAGGTGCGAGACAGTACGTGATGCGCCTCGTGAGGCAAGGCGTCTCCCGGGAGAGGATATTCGCCCGAATGGCCAGGCGCGGGTTCGGGCCTGCGAAAGTGCGGCATCTGCTCGAGGAGGAGCCCGGAGAGGACGTGGAAGAACAGGGATAA
- a CDS encoding NAD(P)H-dependent glycerol-3-phosphate dehydrogenase, which yields MRVNFQVPILRSKIGVIGAGAWGTAIAQVVAEKGHHVDLWVYEQEVAEEINRLHENMRYLPGVRLSSRIRATTDLAEAVQKKEYLLLVPPSPFLLKITSGISSLPDITKGRPIIAVFTKGFIPDEGGRPRLILEAMEEHLPPFYKDNLVYVSGPSHAEEVGRGKLTGLISASKNPKHSIKVRNLLTSHRLLVFSSLDTIGVQVSAAIKNVIAIAFGVLDALIETGSEFVGDNTESLLLAAGLNEIQALGTAMGSTHPETFTSIAGVGDLDVTCRSKYGRNRRFGREILLKNILRPFKDIDDLIRNISRLDYLPEGVFAATHAHTLAKTYNLRLPIIRSVYRILNKEDQPVDIIEDLLVKLLTRTRNTGLIERFRDRFLKD from the coding sequence ATGCGCGTCAACTTTCAGGTGCCCATCCTTCGTAGCAAGATAGGAGTGATAGGTGCGGGTGCATGGGGCACCGCCATTGCCCAGGTCGTGGCAGAGAAAGGCCACCACGTCGATCTTTGGGTGTACGAACAGGAGGTGGCGGAAGAGATCAACCGGCTCCACGAGAACATGAGGTATCTGCCCGGTGTGAGGCTCTCCTCCCGGATCCGCGCCACCACGGACCTCGCGGAAGCGGTACAGAAGAAGGAATACCTCCTCCTCGTCCCCCCTTCCCCCTTTCTCCTGAAGATCACCTCCGGCATTTCCTCTCTACCCGACATCACGAAAGGGAGACCCATCATCGCGGTGTTCACCAAGGGGTTCATTCCGGACGAGGGAGGCAGACCCAGACTCATCCTGGAGGCCATGGAGGAACACCTCCCTCCTTTCTACAAGGACAACCTCGTCTACGTCTCAGGTCCTTCCCACGCGGAAGAAGTGGGAAGGGGGAAACTCACCGGGCTCATCAGCGCCTCCAAGAACCCCAAGCACAGCATCAAGGTGCGCAATCTCCTCACGAGCCATAGACTCCTCGTCTTCTCCAGCCTCGATACCATCGGCGTGCAGGTGAGTGCGGCCATCAAGAACGTGATCGCCATCGCCTTCGGGGTGCTCGACGCACTCATCGAAACCGGCTCCGAGTTCGTGGGTGACAACACAGAATCGCTCCTCCTCGCCGCGGGCCTCAACGAGATCCAGGCCCTCGGCACGGCCATGGGCTCCACCCACCCGGAGACCTTCACGTCCATCGCCGGGGTGGGAGACCTCGACGTCACATGCCGGAGTAAGTACGGGAGGAACCGAAGGTTCGGGAGGGAGATCCTCCTCAAGAACATCCTGAGACCTTTCAAGGACATAGACGATCTCATCCGCAACATCTCCAGGCTCGACTACCTCCCGGAAGGGGTCTTCGCGGCGACCCACGCCCACACCCTCGCAAAGACCTACAACCTCAGGCTCCCGATCATAAGGAGCGTCTACCGCATCCTCAACAAGGAGGATCAGCCGGTCGACATCATCGAGGACCTCCTGGTGAAACTCCTCACACGCACGAGGAACACCGGTCTCATCGAGCGGTTCAGGGATCGTTTCCTGAAGGACTGA
- a CDS encoding LolA family protein → MVKRLTAAWVCVLWVTGGLAGQEVLTAQQFFEQVAQRYAQIKDYVADITITTPQSVMRGTLFYKRPGKLRIDFSEPEDQVLVSTGEELLIYVPSERVVLQQSLSGSGLQLATGEGLALLRRNYSIAYLEGPGYVSLDPEELVAAGKGSPEPVVKLNLTWRSTRVGFRQIIMSVGQDGYMRRLKGVTVDYQEVTFDFGNIRVNQNLPDARFEYDSPPSANVYYNFLFNPES, encoded by the coding sequence ATGGTGAAACGGCTGACGGCAGCCTGGGTGTGTGTGTTATGGGTGACGGGGGGTCTCGCGGGTCAGGAGGTCCTCACCGCACAGCAGTTTTTCGAGCAGGTGGCCCAACGGTATGCCCAGATCAAGGACTATGTGGCGGATATCACCATAACCACGCCCCAGTCGGTGATGAGAGGCACTCTGTTCTACAAGCGACCCGGCAAGCTCAGGATCGACTTCTCGGAACCCGAGGATCAGGTTCTCGTGAGCACGGGAGAGGAACTCCTCATCTATGTGCCGTCGGAACGTGTGGTGCTCCAGCAGAGTCTCTCCGGATCCGGTCTCCAGCTCGCAACGGGAGAGGGGCTCGCCCTCTTGAGGCGGAACTATTCCATCGCCTATCTCGAGGGCCCGGGGTATGTGAGTCTCGATCCGGAGGAACTGGTGGCCGCGGGGAAGGGGTCTCCCGAACCCGTGGTGAAGCTCAACCTCACCTGGCGTTCCACACGGGTGGGGTTCCGTCAGATCATCATGAGCGTGGGGCAGGATGGGTACATGAGGCGTCTCAAGGGAGTCACCGTGGACTACCAGGAGGTTACCTTCGATTTCGGGAACATCAGGGTGAATCAGAATCTCCCTGATGCGAGGTTCGAATACGATTCTCCGCCTTCGGCGAATGTCTATTACAATTTCCTTTTCAATCCTGAATCCTGA
- the rpsI gene encoding 30S ribosomal protein S9 produces the protein MATINLAVATGRRKTSVARVFLREGDGTITINGKPLEEYFPREDHRIMVRQPLIVTGTEGKFSLYITVKGGGISGQAGAIRHGIARALSAYDETNTPVLRANKFLTRDPRMVERKKYGHKKARRSFQFSKR, from the coding sequence GTGGCAACGATTAATCTTGCAGTGGCGACAGGCAGGAGGAAGACCTCTGTCGCGCGAGTCTTCCTTCGGGAAGGCGACGGTACCATCACCATCAACGGGAAGCCGCTCGAGGAGTACTTTCCCCGGGAAGACCACAGGATCATGGTCCGCCAGCCCCTTATCGTGACCGGAACCGAGGGAAAGTTTAGCCTCTACATCACCGTGAAGGGCGGGGGTATCAGCGGTCAGGCCGGGGCGATCCGGCACGGGATCGCGCGCGCCCTCTCGGCCTACGACGAAACGAACACACCGGTCCTCCGGGCGAACAAGTTCCTCACCCGTGACCCGAGGATGGTGGAACGGAAGAAGTATGGGCACAAGAAGGCGAGGAGAAGCTTCCAGTTCTCCAAGCGGTGA
- a CDS encoding ferredoxin, with amino-acid sequence MRVKVDTERCISCGLCEEMLPEVFKVEEKGASVLLPLIEEEDRKAVVWGLLEDCPGEALTVEGEEPRIIPFYVARPERR; translated from the coding sequence ATGAGAGTCAAGGTGGACACCGAACGCTGTATCTCCTGCGGCCTGTGCGAGGAGATGCTTCCCGAGGTATTCAAAGTGGAGGAGAAGGGGGCTTCGGTCCTCCTCCCCCTCATCGAGGAAGAGGATCGGAAGGCGGTGGTGTGGGGGCTGCTGGAAGACTGCCCCGGGGAAGCGCTCACCGTGGAAGGAGAGGAACCGAGGATCATTCCTTTCTATGTCGCTCGACCAGAAAGGCGATGA
- the rimO gene encoding 30S ribosomal protein S12 methylthiotransferase RimO, with translation MPSFYLEPLGCAKNQVDAEVIISLLLDAGWELVEDPAEADLIVVNTCGFIRDAKEESLETAFLFRERFPDKRILLTGCLAQRYGRELGEGMEEVDGVLGNADLSAVVDAARQVMEGRRVVWTPQARRPAHVRRKRLLSFPGSAYVKVAEGCDNRCSYCAIPLIRGRFWSRPEEEIVQEVKGLLGEGIREVNLVAQDLGSYGKERGGSLSGLLERILELQGDFWVRLLYIHPDHFPWEILRLMGQDRRLLPYVDLPFQHVSARLLRRMGRRGDAERYAELVHALRDSLPDVVVRSTFLLGFPGEEEEDLDALARFLEEVRLDWAGFFVYSPEEGTPAEAWHREEGRKGRVRLERAERRKEDLERLQEGITGERLERWVGRECEVLVEERIEGEDMALARSAFQAPEVDGLVVVHGEGLEPGRVVRVRVLKRNGIDLEGVCLSQ, from the coding sequence ATGCCTTCTTTCTATCTCGAACCACTCGGCTGCGCGAAAAACCAGGTGGATGCCGAAGTCATCATCTCGCTCCTTCTCGATGCCGGGTGGGAGCTGGTGGAGGACCCTGCCGAGGCCGATCTCATTGTGGTGAACACCTGCGGGTTCATCAGGGATGCGAAGGAGGAGTCGCTGGAGACCGCCTTCCTCTTCAGGGAACGTTTTCCGGACAAGCGGATCCTCCTCACGGGGTGTCTCGCTCAACGGTACGGGAGAGAGCTGGGGGAGGGGATGGAGGAGGTGGATGGAGTGCTGGGGAACGCCGACCTCTCCGCAGTGGTGGATGCAGCCCGGCAAGTGATGGAGGGCAGGAGGGTGGTGTGGACGCCTCAGGCCCGGCGGCCCGCACATGTCCGGAGGAAGCGGCTGCTCTCCTTTCCAGGGAGCGCCTACGTGAAGGTGGCCGAGGGCTGCGACAACCGGTGTTCGTATTGTGCCATCCCGCTCATCCGAGGGCGGTTTTGGAGCCGGCCCGAAGAGGAGATCGTCCAGGAGGTGAAGGGCCTCCTCGGGGAAGGGATACGCGAGGTGAATCTGGTGGCCCAGGACCTGGGCTCGTACGGCAAGGAGAGGGGTGGAAGCCTCTCCGGCCTCCTCGAACGCATACTCGAGCTGCAGGGCGACTTCTGGGTGAGGCTCCTCTACATACATCCAGATCATTTCCCGTGGGAGATCCTTCGCCTCATGGGGCAGGACCGACGCCTCCTTCCCTACGTGGACCTTCCCTTCCAGCACGTCTCGGCGCGCCTCCTCCGGAGAATGGGGAGAAGGGGCGATGCCGAGCGGTACGCCGAACTCGTGCACGCATTGAGGGACTCGCTGCCCGACGTGGTGGTGCGATCGACCTTCCTCCTCGGGTTCCCGGGAGAGGAAGAGGAGGACCTGGATGCCCTCGCGCGGTTCCTCGAAGAGGTGCGGCTCGATTGGGCGGGATTCTTCGTGTATTCACCTGAGGAGGGTACCCCCGCGGAAGCGTGGCACCGGGAGGAAGGTCGTAAGGGCAGGGTGAGACTGGAGCGGGCGGAGCGGAGGAAGGAGGATCTCGAGCGCCTCCAGGAGGGGATCACCGGTGAACGCCTCGAGCGATGGGTGGGAAGGGAATGTGAGGTCCTGGTGGAGGAACGGATCGAGGGGGAGGATATGGCCCTCGCGCGTTCGGCCTTCCAGGCACCGGAAGTGGACGGGCTGGTGGTGGTGCACGGTGAAGGGCTCGAGCCCGGCCGCGTCGTACGGGTGAGGGTGCTGAAGCGGAACGGCATTGATCTGGAAGGGGTTTGTCTGTCACAATAG
- a CDS encoding B12-binding domain-containing radical SAM protein, translated as MPPSALLIQPPVYDFALFDLFLRPYGLLRVGRWLEEAGYEVRFLDCLDYRDVYTAKVLGAVRRRPDGTGKFFRIPLPPPYTGARRRFARYGILPERVEEILSSWYPKDPPSVVLIGSGMTYWYPGVKEAADLIRRRFPGSLLVVGGVYASLLPRHCEEVVRPDVIVQGDDLEALRSALGKEGLPVPQGVVPDRPLLLERVWREAGVLRLHQGCPYRCTYCASSRLSRFVPGRGDALFDLLMDYRSRCSTSTFAFYDDALLVGKEEGLLPFLEQVLSRLGSATRSGLSFYVPNALHARFLDRRTASLMVRAGFREVRVGFESAEEGFHTRYDRKVTSGEFLRAVEILREAGFPPSSIVVYVLVGLPGQRSDEVERTLSALEDLPVLVSLAEYSPIPGTSLWEESVRRSRYPIAHEPLFHNNSIFPLEWEGFTFFDLECLKRKVRERNARIRALSPSGNDP; from the coding sequence ATGCCTCCTTCTGCACTCCTCATCCAGCCGCCCGTCTACGATTTCGCCCTCTTCGACCTCTTCCTCAGACCGTACGGGCTCCTGCGTGTGGGGCGGTGGCTCGAAGAGGCGGGATACGAGGTGCGCTTCCTCGACTGCCTGGACTACAGGGATGTCTACACCGCGAAGGTGCTCGGGGCGGTGAGACGACGCCCCGATGGGACGGGCAAGTTCTTCAGGATCCCCCTCCCTCCTCCCTACACGGGGGCGCGCCGGAGGTTCGCACGCTATGGCATCCTCCCCGAACGGGTGGAGGAGATCCTCTCCTCCTGGTATCCGAAGGACCCGCCTTCGGTGGTGCTCATAGGTTCGGGTATGACGTACTGGTATCCCGGAGTGAAGGAGGCGGCGGATCTGATACGGAGACGCTTTCCCGGGTCCCTCCTCGTCGTGGGAGGGGTGTATGCCTCCCTCCTCCCCCGGCACTGCGAAGAGGTCGTGCGACCCGACGTGATCGTGCAGGGCGACGATCTCGAGGCCCTCCGGTCGGCCCTCGGGAAGGAGGGGCTTCCCGTTCCACAGGGAGTCGTCCCCGACCGCCCCCTCCTCCTCGAACGGGTGTGGCGCGAGGCCGGAGTGCTTCGGCTCCATCAGGGATGTCCCTATCGGTGCACCTACTGTGCCTCGTCCCGGCTCTCCCGATTCGTCCCGGGGAGAGGGGATGCGCTCTTCGATCTCTTGATGGACTACCGTTCGCGGTGCAGCACCTCCACCTTCGCCTTCTACGACGATGCCCTGCTGGTGGGAAAGGAGGAAGGTCTCCTGCCTTTCCTCGAACAGGTCCTCTCACGCCTCGGCTCGGCAACGAGATCGGGCCTCTCCTTCTACGTACCCAATGCCCTCCACGCACGGTTCCTCGACAGGCGGACCGCCTCCCTCATGGTGCGGGCAGGGTTCCGCGAGGTCCGTGTGGGGTTCGAGAGCGCGGAGGAGGGATTCCACACCCGCTACGATCGGAAGGTGACGAGCGGGGAGTTCTTGAGGGCCGTGGAGATCCTCAGGGAGGCGGGGTTTCCCCCCTCGTCGATCGTCGTATACGTCCTGGTGGGACTTCCGGGGCAGAGAAGTGACGAGGTGGAGCGGACCCTCTCGGCGTTGGAGGACCTGCCGGTGCTCGTCTCCCTCGCCGAGTACTCCCCGATCCCCGGGACCTCCCTCTGGGAGGAGAGTGTTCGGCGATCGAGGTATCCCATCGCGCACGAGCCCCTCTTCCACAACAATTCCATCTTCCCCCTCGAATGGGAGGGGTTTACCTTCTTCGATCTCGAGTGCCTCAAGCGAAAGGTCCGGGAACGGAACGCCCGGATCCGGGCTCTCAGTCCTTCAGGAAACGATCCCTGA
- a CDS encoding ATP-binding protein — MNRNANSVRSPHPDENASEHDALHYRELSHRVRNDISLLVSYMRLKAASLPEESGMILEEVAAQLRGLAHLYSFLELRPEGGMVHLSRAVSHLVEEMAPLYKGRGVSFSWHCEDIVVSPRQALPLLLLVHELVVNALKHAFDHEGGTITVSLVRKGEEGVLSLTDDGLPFEKGDASSEGMALVDALTRQMGGSLRLSPAEKTWLVTFPLVR, encoded by the coding sequence ATGAACCGAAATGCGAACTCCGTGCGATCTCCACATCCGGACGAGAATGCATCCGAGCATGACGCCCTCCACTACAGGGAGCTCTCCCACCGGGTGCGGAACGACATCTCACTCCTGGTGAGCTACATGCGGCTCAAGGCCGCATCCCTCCCCGAGGAGTCGGGTATGATCCTGGAGGAAGTCGCCGCCCAGCTTCGCGGTCTCGCTCATCTCTACTCCTTCCTCGAACTCCGGCCGGAAGGCGGAATGGTCCATCTCTCCCGAGCCGTCTCCCATCTCGTGGAGGAGATGGCACCCCTCTACAAGGGGAGGGGCGTGTCCTTCTCATGGCACTGCGAAGACATCGTGGTTTCCCCCCGACAGGCGCTTCCCCTCCTCCTCCTGGTCCACGAACTGGTGGTGAACGCGCTCAAACACGCCTTCGATCACGAAGGCGGTACCATCACGGTCTCACTCGTGAGGAAGGGGGAAGAAGGCGTCCTCTCTCTCACCGACGACGGACTCCCGTTCGAGAAGGGGGATGCCTCGAGCGAGGGGATGGCCCTCGTGGATGCTCTCACACGGCAGATGGGAGGGTCCCTGAGGCTCTCACCCGCAGAGAAGACCTGGCTCGTCACCTTCCCCCTCGTGCGCTGA
- the rplM gene encoding 50S ribosomal protein L13, with amino-acid sequence MKTIFLKPKDIQPTWYLIDAKGKTLGRLATQVAAILRGKHKPYYVPHQAVGDYVIIVNADKIVVSGNKETKKLYYRHTGYPGGLKVATFSQVMEKHPTYPLEKAIKGMLPKNRLGRALFRRVKIYAGETHPHAAQKPVVLS; translated from the coding sequence ATGAAGACCATATTTCTGAAGCCGAAAGACATACAGCCCACGTGGTATCTCATCGATGCGAAGGGCAAGACCCTGGGGAGGCTTGCGACCCAGGTGGCGGCGATCCTCCGTGGAAAGCATAAGCCCTACTACGTCCCCCATCAGGCGGTGGGCGACTACGTGATCATCGTGAATGCCGACAAGATCGTCGTTTCGGGCAACAAGGAGACGAAGAAGCTCTACTACAGGCACACGGGGTATCCCGGTGGTCTCAAGGTGGCCACCTTCTCCCAGGTGATGGAGAAGCATCCCACCTATCCCCTGGAGAAGGCCATCAAGGGGATGCTTCCCAAGAACCGGCTCGGGAGGGCGCTCTTCCGCAGGGTCAAGATCTATGCCGGGGAGACGCATCCCCACGCAGCTCAGAAACCAGTAGTCCTTTCATAA